The genome window ACATAACAATTAGTACAAGGAGGACTGGTATGAATTCAGTGACGGTAATTCAGTCTCTGCAAACACTGAAAACCGAAGGGAATCCCGTAACAACGGTTTATCTTGACGTGTCTACATCCCAAAAGCTCCGAAATGCAGTTGTTGTTGTCAACAACATGTTTAAACAGAAAAAAGAGAAGACTTTTTATAAAAACCTTTCAGAAAAGGAAAAAGTGTCTGTGCGGAAAGATGTGGAGGGTATTATCAAATTCCTTAATAACCAGCTGGGAGAAGATCGACAGTCGTTAATGATCGTATCGTCCAATCGGGCTTATGTGTGGCAGGTGATTCATCTGGGATTTCCGGTTGAAAATATGATGATGATTCAGGACCGCCCCTATCTGCGCCCTTTTCTGGAAGGCATCAGCCATGAACGGAATTATGCCATTGTCATGGTGGATCAGGGAAAGGCTAAAATTCTGATGAATCATCTCGGGAACAAGGAAGAAATGTTCAATGTGGTGAATCTGCTTCCTGAAGATGCCAATGAAGGCGGTTTTGGCGGTATGGATGAACGGAAGAATGAACGCCATCGTGAAGAGGTTGTGGCCAAGCATTATAAAAATGTGGCGGCTCAACTGGAAACACTGGATCGGAAATACCATTTTGACTGGATAATTTTGGGCGGACTCCGTGAGAGTATCTCCGATTTTGCCAACTATCTTAAAACCAATCTGAAGGATAAAATCAGCCGTGAAATCCATGTGGATCCCAATCTTCCCATGGATAAAGTTTTTCAGCTTGTGGATAAGGAGATCCCGGGATGCCGTATGGATTTTGAGAAAGACATCCTGAATATGTTTGCCAATGAATTCCACAAGAACTACAAAGGTGTTGCCGGAATACACCAGACGGAAGAAGCTCTTCAAAAGGGACAGGTGGACATGCTGATGATTCAGAATGGTTTTCAGACCAAAGGACGGGTGTGTAAATGGTGTTTGCACATGACAACAGGGGAAGAAGACGAATGCCCCGGTTGCGGTCATCCCATGGTCCGAACCCTGGATATTACTGATGAGCTGATTCACCAGGCTTTGGATACCGGAGCGAAAATTGAATTTATCTCCTCGGATATGGGAGAATTTTCGCCCTTGTGCGGACTTCTTCGATATAAACCGTAACCTGTTGATAATGCAGGGACTTTTAGGAAAAGTCTCAACAAATTTTTTAATAAAAGGGTTTAAAACTATGATATATAGTTTTTATCTTGACTTTCATGTGTTTTGAATTTATATTTTTTTAAGTATGTATATATGTTGAAAGTTGTTATTCAACAACCGTAAATTCAAAATAAAAAAGGAAAACAGGATGTCCCTCAATCGATGGCTTCGTTTGGGAACCGTTTTGGTGTTGTTGTCAGGTTGTGCCTGGTTCAGGGGGGGCGAGAGTCCCGAAGGGGACGAAGGACTTGCCGTTGATTCAACGGAAATAGCTTTACAGAATGATTTAATTCAACAGGAAATGAATGAGATCACGACTTCCGGTACCCGGGATAGTGTTATTCAGGAGCGGGATTATTCCTTTGTTTTGAATGAGCTCTCCTATGAATTGAAAAAACAGGGTGCCCGGATCAAACACCTGGAATCTGAGCTGAAAGACCTGAAGGCAAAATCCACCCTCTGGGAGAATCCCCTGAAGATTTATAATAAAGAAATCATTCTTCAGAACGGGACCAGCATGTTTGGCAAGATCATGTACCAGGATAGTGATATTTTAAAAGTTCAAACGCTCATCGGGTACTTTGTCCTTTCCCGTGATGAGGTAGTGCGTATTGTGGATAATATTCCCGCATCTGCTGTTGAAAGCCGCGAAGTTGCGGCGGATCAGGCTTCCGGACAGCCGGTATCGGTACCGACAGCGGAAACGATTTCTCCTGTTGAATTACCGGAAAGACCCTCACCATCGGCGGTGGATGCAAATTGTATTTTGGTGGGGAACATCCGTGAAAGCACGGATCCCTCGGGGAATCGCATTTTTTCTGGAGAGGTGAAGAATATAGGTGCCCGTCGGGCTGATTTTGTAAAGATCACATTTGTCTTTCGCATGAACTGGAGCGGTGAGACGAAAACCCTGACGACCTTTGTCAAGGGATCCTTTATGAATTATGCCAGTGGTGTTAGCTCTGATGCGGCCTTACTGCCCGGTGCCACCGGAAGGTTCACATTGAATATTCCGGCATCTTTTGGTACATTTATCGGTTATTCATATAGCATTAACTGGGAGGAATATGATTAAGCGATTCTCGGCGTTACCGCATGTGATGATTCCGCTGCTTTTCTCTGTCCTTTTTCTTGCAGCCTGCGGAGGATCCCGTCCGGAAGTTCCTCCGGAGAAACTACAGCGGACCGAAGATGACCTGCGGAGGCGCGAACAGGAAGTCCAGCAAAAAACCATCGAGATTCTTGATCTGAAAAACCAGATCATTATACTCCAAAGTGAAATCAGTGAACTGAAATCCAATATTATCGAACTGGAAAGCCATCGTGATTCCCTTCGCTCCAGGCTGATGAATGAAAAAATGTCTGCCGAAGAGCTGGAGGGGATGTTATCGGAACTGGACGAAAAAAACCTGGAACTGAAACGACAAAACGAGCTGCTTCAATCGTACCTGAATGCATCGCAGGATTCTATCCTGAAGGCGCTGGAAACGGCTGCCGTGAAAGAATCCGAACAAAATCTTTTAAAAACAATCTCCCGGAATGAACCGGTAAAAACCGATACGGCAGTGGGAAAAATCGTTGCCGACACAAGCGCTTTGAATGCAGCTATAAGTCCTGTCATGGATCTGACCCAGGATGAATACCTGCAGCGGTATCAGGATGCTCTGGACCTCCTGTTCGACAAACAACGCAATAAGGCCATCGAGGAATTCAGGGAATTGATCCGAATTGCCCCGGATAACGATTATTCAGACAATTGCCAATACTGGATTGGTGAAGGGTATTATGCACAGGGGCTCTACAGTCGTGCCATTGAGGAATTTGAAAAAGTCAAAACGCTGCCGAACGGCAATAAAGCTGATCATGCCCAATTTAAAATCGGTCTGTCTTACCTGAAACTGGGACAGAAAGTAGAAGGTCTGGAAGCCTTTAAAAAACTTCTGGAGGAATATCCGAACAGTGAATTGGTCGGCAAGGTCCGGGATATGATTAATTCAGGACAGTTCTGATATGAAATTTTTGTGTTTCGTCTGTTCTTTGACATGTTTTGCCACTTTGGGTTTTTCTCAGGACCCTATGCTGGATATGGATATGCTTTTTCCTGAACGGTCCGTCAGACAGGATTCTGCCCTGATAAACCTGCAATCTTCAGGAACGGATATGGGAGGGGCCGTCTCTCTGGCGGAATTGCAAAAACGTATAGAACGCCTGGAAGAAGAAGTCCGATTGCTTAAAAAAGCCCTGGAAGAACGGCAACAGGTTACAGAAAAAAAGCCTGATGATCCGGGATTTCCTCTCATTGAGCAGCAACTGTATGCCCGGGCTCTCCGCTATTTTACAGCCGGGGATTATGGAAAGGCATCCGAATTGCTTCGGCAGGTGAGAGAAAACACACAAGAGAAAGAACTGAACCTCAGCGCCCTCTACTGGCTGGGGGAATGTGCCTTTCGGCAAAACAACTACAATGAAGCCGTGGTGCTTCTCCAGGAACTGCTTTCCGAAGAGAGTAAAATATTCCGGGAAAATGCCCTGATCCTTGTTGCCATCAGTTTCAGAAATCTCGGAAAACAGGCCGAATCCGAACGCTATTTTCAGGCATATCTGGAAGCATACCCCGATTCAAAATATTCGGCCCTCGCCCGGAGAGAATTGAAAAAAAATCAGTGATAAAAGTGATAAAAAACATGAAACAATTAAAATGGCTGTTCCTTCTGTTATGCGTGGTACTGTACGGCCATACGGCCCACGCATCCTCTCAGGTTTCCTTTATGAAACCGGGGCCCATGATGCGGGTGCCGTCAAGTTCTGTGGAAGACTCACCCTATCTTTTCCGGACCGGTTTCGGTTCCGATCTGTACGGAATCGAAGATTTTCGCATGTCCAAAGGGGTCTTTTTCGATATGGACATTATCAATTCACTGAATGTGGGATTCTCCGTGATCCAGCCCTATGATGTTACCGCCATGAATACATCCGATGTGGAATACGGCTTTCACCTGACGAAACGGGTTATGGCCTATGGGGATATTTCCATGGCTGTGGGACTTTGGGATTTTGTCCTGAGGAATATCGATGACGAAATGCAGGTGGATAATCAGAACTTTTCCTTTTTTGCTGTGATTTCTACTGAAAAGATGATGGGAGAAACGGGTTTTAATACATATATGGGTGTGGGTAGCGGTGGACTTTCCCGGGGTTTTTCAAGTAATGATACTACCACAAGTATAGGGGTTTTTGCCGGTTTCCTGTTCAGGACCGGTATGATGGCAGATCGGGGAGGGATTAACCTGATTGGTGAATTTGACGGAGGGGGATTGAATCTGGGGATGGAAATCCCCCTGACGACAGAATACAGGTTGAATCTGGGTATCTCCCAATTACAGTGGCTGCCGAATTTTGGGAAGGAAAATGAGACCGATCTGCCGGCCATATCCATGGGCCTCACCCTGGCCATCCCCCGAAGTTTGCCGGGACGGGCATCACGGCGCAGCGGTATAGCGGTTGGTACGGGTGAGAATACAGGAACATCGGCGACAGAATCGGAATACCGTGCCAAACTGGATTCCATCCTGAGAGAAGCAGATGCCACCATTATGGGCCTCCGGGATTCCCTGAGGATATCTGTCCAGACGGTGGACGACCTGAACAATACCATCGCCCTTCTCCGTCAGCAGAAATCCGTCCTGGAAGATTCTCTCCAATCGGTGAAACTTCAGCAGCATGTGATGCAGCAAAATATCAATCTGGCCCTGAAGCATTTGAGCCGGAGTCTCCGGTATTTTTATGCCGGCGATTATATTCAGGCGCTGAATGAGGTGGATATTGCCATCCAGCTCAATCCCAATCTTTCTCTTGCCTACGCACGCCGGGGGTCGATTTATTACAAAATGGGAGATATTCAAAGGGCGGCGATCAACTGGAATCTGGCCCTGCAGATCGACCCCGAATATGATGATGTCCGCAATATTCTGAAGGTCCTCCAGGAAACCCGCTCTCGTACAGGGTCCTTCATGAACAATAACTAAGGAGTCTGAATGGATTTTGCAACCATCTTAGGGATTTTTATGGGCCTGGGACTGATCTTTTTTGGAATTACACTCCTTACACAGGATTATCAGATGTTTTGGTCCCTGCCCTCCCTTGCCATTGTTTTGGGAGGATCCCTTGCCGCCACACTGATTGCCTTTCCCCTTCACGAAGTCGGCCGCGTTTTTAAGGTGATTGGCATTGTCTTCAGAAAAGAACGGCGGGATATGCAAACGCTGGTCCGCCAGGTTACGGAACTGGCGGCTTTTGCCCGGCGGGGTCCAACAGAACTTGAGAAGCACATTGAAGAGGTGAAACATCCCTTTTTGAAGGATGGTATTCAGCTTGTGATTGACGGCTATAGTGATGCTGATATCCGGGAAATCCTCACGTTGCGGATTGTAAACCGTGAACAGCGTGAAAAAGGGGAAGTGAATGTTGTAAAAACCATGGGAAAACTATCCCCTGCTTTTGGTATGATCGGAACCCTTATCGGATTGGTTGTGATGCTATATGGCATGAGTGTAAGCGATGCGTCGGGCGATATGGCGGCTCAGCTTGGAAGAGGGATGGGTGCGGCCATTGTGACAACCTTCTACGGGGCTATTCTGGCGAATCTCTTTTTCAATCCAGCTGCCGCGAAAATCGATTCCCGTATTCAGAAAGCTTCCATGCTTCAACTGATGCTCATCGAAGGTGTTTGTCTTCTCTATCACCGGAAACATCCCCTCATTGTCCGGGAAAAGCTGAATTCCTTTCTCCCCCCCCGGGACTGGATCCGTGAAGAAGAACGAAAAGGCTGATGGAAAAAACAAAGAAAAAAATACCCCTTCCCCCTGAAGAGACGGATTCGGAAGAGTGGCTTGTTACCTATTCGGATATCATGACACTGCTCATGACTTTTTTCGTATTGCTTTTTTCCATGTCCACCATCGACCCTGTGAAAATTGAACAGTTTGGTGAGGCGATGGGAAAGGAACTGGGAGTCAAGACCTCTGAAAGAACCGGCCGGGTCTCCCTTGCCCAGATTGACCGGGACGTGAAGGAGATTGTCAACGAAGAAAACTTAAACGAATATGTGGAAGTCACCCATTCCTACAGAGGGGTGACTATCTCGATTGTGGCTGATATCCTGTTTACCCGGGGAAGTGCCGAGCTGAATCCCCGGGTCTATTCGATTCTTAACAAATTTATTCCGAAGATTCAAAATTCCATCTATCAGATTGCTGTGGAGGGACATACAGACAGTGATCCCATCCATTCGGATAAATATCCGTCAAACTGGGAATTGTCTGCTGCCAGAGCCTCGCAGGTTGTCAATTATTATATTTCACAAGGCATTGATCCGGAACGTTTCAGGGCCATTGGTTTTGCTCATACCCGGCCTAAAAAACCAAATACAAGTCCGGAAAACAAGAGCCAGAACCGCCGGGTTGAAATAACATTCCTGGCAATATCTTAATAAAGGAGAGCTACAATGAATTGTCGGAATCGCATGTGTTTAACTCTGGCAATAATTCTGTTAACATCAGCTATGCTGAGTGGTGAATCCCCGAATTATCTGTCCCAGAAACTCGCACTCGAACAGGCACTCCAGAATAAAATTTCACAGGCTGTAGAACGCATTCTCGGGAATAATCATTTTATTGTTGATGTGAAAGCAGATTTGGATTTTGTTCCCGATCAGCGCGTTGAGGAAGTGTATGAACCGGCGGTACCGGGACGTGCACTTGTACAACCGGCTCCTGAAGCCGAAAGTTCCCGGGAAAGGGACAGGGCCTACGAAGAAGAATACAATGAAATTCTCCCCGGCATACCTGCGCGGATTGGCGACCGCGGATTGGATATCCTGACAGAAGAGCTTCCGTCAGATACTTCCCGTATCCGCGAGGAGCAAACAGCCGTTCTGCCGGGAGTTGAGAATATTGAACCGGAGAGGCTCAAAAGCCGTTCGGTTGCCCGTTCTGTTCCCCTGATTCCGAAAGTCAGGAAACTGGACATCAGCATCATTTTAAAGGAAGGCATCGAGCCGGATCTGGTGGAATCCATTCGTCAGGTGGCAATGATTGCCTCCCATTTCGACCGCTCCCGGGGAGATATGCTGAGTATTATGACAACGACTTTCAGGGATGACAAGCTGATGGCCGGTGCGGAAACCGGAGTAATACCGGGAGATGTTGAGTATCAGCCATCCCGCGAAGAACAGGAACGGACCGATGAAACTCAGGAACTGATTCGCCAAATCCAGGATCAGATTGAACGGCTTTCACAACAGCAGCAGAGGCAGGCGCCCCGGAGCAATGAACCCACACCAACGGAAAACATGCTGCTTAAAATCATTGATAAGCTCAATACCCGTCAGTCCCTTGCCGATGATCTGGAAACACAGAAGATGATTACGGAGCAGAAGCTCCGGCTTGAAATGCTGGGACGCGATACTACCCGATTGCAGGAACTCCGGGATGAAATAGCAGCCCTGAAACTTCAGCTGGCAACCCGGGAAATGGCTGTTGAAGACCGGGAAAGTACACGGGCTGCATCAGACAGTATGCTTCGGGAAAAAGAAGAACTGGAAGAGGCCATTGCGGAAAAAATCGCCCTCCTCTCGGAGACGCAAAAAGAGCTTATGGACATGCAAAAGGCTCAAATCCCCTGGTGGTTCTGGGGGCTTCTGGCTGCTTTGCTTGCTGTTGTCATTGTGCTGGTTGTACTGATTCTGAACCGCGGCAGAGTGCGCCGTCAGGAGGAAGAAGCTCCGAAACCGGAACCGGCAGCCAGCGAGGATGCCCTCCGTGAAAAGATTCTCAGGGAATTGCGGGAAAGCAAGAAAGAGAGCAAACTTGAGCGGGAACCGGATCAGGGATCCGATATGGCTGAAAAGCGGGCGGAGCTGGAAGGAATCCGGAAAAATATCGTCAATATGAGTGTAGCCAACCCCGATACTGCCAGCAAGATTATCCGGGATTGGATGGAAGAAGATGAAACGCCCGCAGACCAGGCGGAAGAAAAAGGAGAACGGAAAAATGAGTGATCCTCAAAAACTTTCCAATCTGGACAGGGCCGCAATCATTTATAAAATATTGGGGGACAATTTATCCGTCTCCCTTTTCAGGCACCTTTCCCAGGCGCAGTTGACTAAATTGCGGCGCCATGCCGAAACGCTGACTAAAGTGCCTTTCGATCTGAAAAGAAAGGTTCTGGAAGAGTATTATTTTCAGCTTATGTCTGAAAAAATCCGGTCCGTCAGCGACGGGGACCAGAAAGTGCTTTTTGATTTCTTAAAACCTATGTCTTCTGATCAAATCAAATACCTGCTGGAGCCGGAAAGCGAACTGGTAAAAGCCCTTGTCCTGAGCCAGCTGAGCATTGAAGTACAGGTGGATGTCATAAAAAACATGGAAGAAGATGAACGGGCACGGGTTTTAATACAGATGAATGATATCGATAAAATCCCTTATGAAGGGATTATCAATATTGAGAACGATATTCGCGAAAAATCCCGGCTGGTTCCCCATAAAGCCCATTTTAACAAAGGAGGATCCAAAC of Candidatus Neomarinimicrobiota bacterium contains these proteins:
- a CDS encoding tetratricopeptide repeat protein translates to MLFPERSVRQDSALINLQSSGTDMGGAVSLAELQKRIERLEEEVRLLKKALEERQQVTEKKPDDPGFPLIEQQLYARALRYFTAGDYGKASELLRQVRENTQEKELNLSALYWLGECAFRQNNYNEAVVLLQELLSEESKIFRENALILVAISFRNLGKQAESERYFQAYLEAYPDSKYSALARRELKKNQ
- a CDS encoding flagellar motor protein MotB, with translation MEKTKKKIPLPPEETDSEEWLVTYSDIMTLLMTFFVLLFSMSTIDPVKIEQFGEAMGKELGVKTSERTGRVSLAQIDRDVKEIVNEENLNEYVEVTHSYRGVTISIVADILFTRGSAELNPRVYSILNKFIPKIQNSIYQIAVEGHTDSDPIHSDKYPSNWELSAARASQVVNYYISQGIDPERFRAIGFAHTRPKKPNTSPENKSQNRRVEITFLAIS
- a CDS encoding MotA/TolQ/ExbB proton channel family protein yields the protein MDFATILGIFMGLGLIFFGITLLTQDYQMFWSLPSLAIVLGGSLAATLIAFPLHEVGRVFKVIGIVFRKERRDMQTLVRQVTELAAFARRGPTELEKHIEEVKHPFLKDGIQLVIDGYSDADIREILTLRIVNREQREKGEVNVVKTMGKLSPAFGMIGTLIGLVVMLYGMSVSDASGDMAAQLGRGMGAAIVTTFYGAILANLFFNPAAAKIDSRIQKASMLQLMLIEGVCLLYHRKHPLIVREKLNSFLPPRDWIREEERKG
- a CDS encoding tetratricopeptide repeat protein — translated: MIKRFSALPHVMIPLLFSVLFLAACGGSRPEVPPEKLQRTEDDLRRREQEVQQKTIEILDLKNQIIILQSEISELKSNIIELESHRDSLRSRLMNEKMSAEELEGMLSELDEKNLELKRQNELLQSYLNASQDSILKALETAAVKESEQNLLKTISRNEPVKTDTAVGKIVADTSALNAAISPVMDLTQDEYLQRYQDALDLLFDKQRNKAIEEFRELIRIAPDNDYSDNCQYWIGEGYYAQGLYSRAIEEFEKVKTLPNGNKADHAQFKIGLSYLKLGQKVEGLEAFKKLLEEYPNSELVGKVRDMINSGQF